A region of Sugiyamaella lignohabitans strain CBS 10342 chromosome A, complete sequence DNA encodes the following proteins:
- the RPO31 gene encoding DNA-directed RNA polymerase III core subunit RPO31 (RNA polymerase III largest subunit C160; part of core enzyme; similar to bacterial beta-prime subunit and to RPA190 and RPO21; GO_component: GO:0005666 - DNA-directed RNA polymerase III complex [Evidence IDA] [PMID 10611227]; GO_component: GO:0005666 - DNA-directed RNA polymerase III complex [Evidence IDA] [PMID 3905793]; GO_component: GO:0005634 - nucleus [Evidence IEA,IEA]; GO_function: GO:0003677 - DNA binding [Evidence IEA]; GO_function: GO:0003899 - DNA-directed RNA polymerase activity [Evidence IEA,IEA,IEA]; GO_function: GO:0001056 - RNA polymerase III activity [Evidence IDA] [PMID 3905793]; GO_function: GO:0046872 - metal ion binding [Evidence IEA]; GO_function: GO:0016779 - nucleotidyltransferase activity [Evidence IEA]; GO_function: GO:0016740 - transferase activity [Evidence IEA]; GO_process: GO:0042797 - tRNA transcription from RNA polymerase III promoter [Evidence IDA] [PMID 3905793]; GO_process: GO:0006351 - transcription, DNA-templated [Evidence IEA]), which yields MKRKFLSELRRPGIDNLRRMQILKKINDQCKKQRSCLHCGAINGVVKKAGALKVIHDKFRWIGKKVPDEKAEFDKSFDEAKNANPEIEKFLKKAMDDLNPLKVLNLFREILPHECELLGMDPTKGRPEMYIWRDVPAPPVCIRPSVMQDTASNEDDLTVKLTEIVWTSSLIRAGLEKGMSIANLMEQWDYLQLSLALYINADTPSGPGMPAAKPIRALCQRLKGKQGRFRGNLSGKRVDFSGRTVISPDPNLRVDEVAVPDRVAKILTYPEKVNRYNKAKLQKLVSNGALQYPGANYVLKKDGIGRLNLRFARKDNIAAELQIGDIVERHLEDGDIVLFNRQPSLHRLSILSHFAKIRPWRTFRLNECVCTPYNADFDGDEMNLHVPQTEEARAEAMALMGVKNNLVTPRSGEPIIAATQDFITGSFLISKKDQFFDRASFCEILSMMSDGNLQFDLPPPAIFKPERLWTGKQVFSLLIKPNRQSKVIINLDAKNKTFHAPPKGVPNEMSPNDGYVLIRGSQVLCGSMDKNTLGDGKKNSVFYAILRDHGPVEAANAMNRMAKMCARWLGNRGFSIGINDVTPGKALNAHKDRLVELAYSRCDDLIEQLAQGKLETQPGCNEEQTLEAKIGGLLSKVREEVGDVCIKELEKSNAPLIMATCGSKGSTLNVSQMVAVVGQQIISGSRVPDGFQNRSLPHFPKFSKTPPSKGFVRNSFYSGLTPPEFLFHAISGREGLVDTAVKTAETGYMSRRLMKSLEDLSSQYDNTVRTSSNSIVQFVYGGDGLDPFDMEGDAKPVDFSRTWAHCQNITFSNEEKNLLPYEIVQVCNSIIDPLINRLERRDNLGELVKQEDSQLEVYVDEHDPQRDFYQSVREFVYSKAEDLANVRLRKNMADLLEPPEGEYANVDFDELVSVEKKIAVDQVYKISRKLVETFLQICLFKYERAKVEPGTAVGAIGAQSIGEPGTQMTLKTFHFAGVASMNVTLGVPRIKEIINASKTISTPIIAACLANDDDERTARIVKGRVEKTMLKDVAAYIEDVYSEHSAYVSIGIDMKTIDRLQLGLTLDDIRKAIRFAPKLKLTDQDVNVIDRYNVIQVSVRPVTSTSKAVETVTASGLTYMDSELFQRAQHLRRVLPDVVVKGFPDIARAVINIREDNGKKELLVEGYGLQNVMITDGVVGHKTTTNHILEMRQVLGIEAARSSIINEIHYTMTKHGMSVDPRHIQLLGDVMTFKGEVLGITRFGLAKMRDSVLQLASFEKTTDHLFDASFYMKTDKIEGVSECIILGQSMSIGTGAFKVVRPLEDVDQAASYLSKPTIFEDLCETYA from the coding sequence atgaaaagaaaatttctGTCGGAGCTTCGACGACCGGGTATTGACAATTTGCGAAGAATGCAGATTTTAAAGAAAATCAATGATCAATGTAAGAAGCAGCGGAGTTGTCTGCACTGTGGTGCAATTAATGGTGTGGTGAAGAAGGCAGGTGCTTTGAAAGTAATTCACGACAAGTTCAGATGGATTGGTAAAAAGGTTCCTGATGAAAAGGCCGAGTTTGACAAATCGTTCGATGAAGCCAAGAACGCCAATCCCGAAATCGAAaagtttttgaaaaaggcCATGGACGATCTTAATCCTCTGAAAGTGCTGAACCTGTTTAGAGAGATTTTACCGCATGAGTGCGAACTGCTAGGCATGGACCCCACAAAGGGACGCCCGGAAATGTACATTTGGAGAGATGTTCCTGCTCCTCCAGTTTGTATTCGTCCTTCAGTCATGCAGGACACAGCCAgtaatgaagatgatttgACTGTTAAGCTCACAGAGATTGTCTGGACCAGTTCGTTAATTAGAGCTGGCCTTGAAAAGGGTATGTCAATAGCGAACCTCATGGAACAATGGGATTATCTTCAACTCTCACTGGCGTTATATATCAATGCTGACACGCCGTCTGGTCCTGGTATGCCTGCAGCCAAGCCTATCCGTGCACTATGTCAAAGATTAAAGGGAAAGCAGGGTAGATTCAGAGGAAACTTATCAGGTAAACGTGTGGATTTCTCAGGAAGAACTGTCATTTCACCTGATCCTAATTTACGGGTAGATGAGGTTGCTGTACCAGACAGAGTAGCAAAAATTCTCACCTATCCTGAAAAGGTCAACAGATACAACAAGGCGAAACTACAGAAACTGGTATCTAACGGTGCACTCCAGTACCCAGGAGCCAACTACGTTCTGAAAAAAGATGGCATTGGAAGATTAAATCTGCGGTTCGCTCGTAAAGACAATATAGCCGCTGAGCTACAAATCGGTGATATCGTAGAAAGACATTTAGAAGATGGAGATATTGTGCTGTTTAACCGTCAACCTTCGTTGCATAGATTGTCTATTCTATCACATTTTGCCAAAATTAGACCATGGAGAACATTTCGGCTGAATGAGTGTGTTTGTACACCGTATAATGCAGATTTTGATGGTGACGAGATGAATCTACACGTTCCCCAGACAGAGGAGGCTAGAGCCGAGGCAATGGCCTTAATGGGTGTCAAGAACAATCTTGTTACTCCTCGAAGTGGTGAACCCATCATTGCTGCAACCCAAGATTTCATCACAGGTTCATTCTTGATTTCGAAGAAGGACCAGTTCTTCGATCGTGCTTCATTCTGTGAAATTTTGTCGATGATGTCAGACGGAAATCTACAATTCGACCTACCTCCACCAGCTATCTTCAAGCCTGAACGTCTTTGGACAGGTAAACAAGTGTTCAGTTTGCTCATCAAACCGAATAGACAGTCCAAGGTCATTATCAATCTGGATGCCAAGAACAAAACTTTCCATGCACCACCTAAGGGAGTACCTAATGAAATGTCACCCAACGATGGTTATGTTTTGATTAGAGGAAGTCAAGTTTTGTGTGGTAGTATGGATAAAAACACTCTTGGTGATGGTAAGAAGAATTCAGTGTTCTACGCAATTCTACGTGATCATGGTCCCGTTGAAGCCGCAAATGCTATGAACAGAATGGCCAAGATGTGTGCTAGATGGCTTGGCAACAGAGGTTTCTCCATCGGTATTAACGATGTTACACCTGGAAAAGCACTCAATGCTCATAAGGACAGACTTGTCGAGTTGGCTTACAGTCGTTGtgatgatttgattgaACAGCTTGCTCAGGGCAAGCTGGAGACTCAACCGGGTTGTAACGAAGAGCAAACATTGGAAGCCAAAATTGGTGGTTTGTTGTCGAAAGTCAGAGAAGAAGTAGGTGACGTGTGTATTAAAGAGTTGGAGAAGTCCAATGCTCCTCTTATCATGGCAACCTGTGGTTCTAAAGGTTCTACTCTTAACGTATCACAAATGGTGGCTGTTGTAGGACAACAGATTATTAGTGGAAGTCGTGTTCCAGATGGTTTCCAAAACCGTTCATTGCCTCATTTTCCCAAGTTCTCCAAGACTCCTCCTTCCAAGGGTTTCGTGCGAAACTCTTTCTACAGTGGCTTGACGCCTCCGGAGTTTTTGTTCCACGCTATTTCTGGACGTGAAGGTTTGGTTGATACAGCCGTCAAGACTGCTGAAACTGGTTACATGTCACGTAGATTGATGAAGTCCTTAGAAGACTTGTCCAGTCAGTATGACAACACAGTGCGTACATCAAGCAATAGCATTGTTCAGTTTGTATACGGAGGAGATGGCCTGGATCCCTTTGATATGGAGGGTGATGCCAAACCCGTAGATTTCTCACGTACTTGGGCTCACTGCCAGAATATTACCTTCTCCAATGAAGAGAAAAACCTGTTACCATATGAGATTGTACAAGTATGCAACTCCATCATTGACCCCCTAATCAACAGGCTAGAGCGAAGGGATAATCTTGGCGAGCTGGTTAAACAGGAAGACAGTCAGTTGGAAGTCTATGTTGACGAGCACGACCCACAGCGTGACTTTTACCAGTCAGTACGAGAATTTGTGTACAGTAAAGCAGAGGATTTGGCCAATGTACGTCTTCGTAAGAACATGGCCGATCTGTTAGAACCTCCAGAGGGCGAGTATGCCAATGTCGATTTCGACGAGCTTGTAtctgttgagaagaaaatagcTGTTGACCAGGTATACAAGATTTCTAGAAAGCTAGTGGAGACATTCTTACAAATCTGTTTGTTCAAGTACGAGCGAGCTAAGGTCGAGCCCGGTACTGCGGTAGGTGCTATTGGTGCACAATCTATTGGTGAACCAGGAACACAGATGACACTTAAGACATTCCACTTTGCTGGTGTCGCGTCTATGAACGTCACACTTGGTGTGCCTCGTATCAAGGAAATTATTAATGCATCCAAGACAATCAGTACTCCAATCATTGCTGCTTGTTTGGCcaacgatgatgatgaacGAACAGCTCGTATCGTCAAGGGAAGAGTTGAAAAGACTATGCTCAAGGACGTTGCTGCATACATTGAAGATGTGTACTCTGAACACAGTGCATACGTATCAATTGGTATTGACATGAAGACTATTGATAGGTTACAGCTAGGGTTGACTCTGGACGACATTCGCAAGGCTATTCGATTTGCTCCTAAGCTGAAGTTGACCGACCAGGATGTGAATGTTATCGACCGTTACAACGTTATCCAGGTCTCAGTACGACCTGTCACGTCGACCAGCAAAGCTGTCGAGACAGTTACCGCGTCTGGTCTGACATACATGGATTCCGAATTGTTCCAACGAGCTCAACACCTGAGACGGGTGTTACCAGATGTCGTCGTTAAGGGATTCCCCGATATTGCTCGTGCAGTGATCAATATCCGTGAAGACAACGGCAAGAAAGAGTTACTAGTAGAAGGATACGGACTACAGAACGTCATGATCACAGATGGTGTTGTTGGACACAAAACCACAACTAATCACATTCTGGAAATGAGACAAGTGCTCGGTATTGAAGCGGCAAGGTCCAGTATTATCAACGAAATCCACTATACTATGACCAAACACGGCATGTCGGTAGATCCTCGACACATTCAGCTTCTCGGAGACGTCATGACGTTCAAGGGAGAAGTGTTAGGTATCACACGTTTCGGTCTGGCCAAGATGAGAGACAGTGTGCTACAACTAGCCTCGTTCGAAAAGACAACCGACCACCTGTTCGATGCCTCGTTCTACATGAAGACAGACAAAATCGAGGGTGTTAGTGAATGTATCATCCTCGGCCAGAGCATGAGCATCGGTACTGGCGCTTTCAAAGTGGTGCGACCGCTGGAAGACGTCGACCAGGCCGCTTCCTACCTCAGCAAACCCACTATTTTCGAGGACCTCTGCGAGACTTATGCCTAA
- the HIR1 gene encoding Hir1p (Subunit of the HIR complex; HIR is a nucleosome assembly complex involved in regulation of histone gene transcription; contributes to nucleosome formation, heterochromatic gene silencing, and formation of functional kinetochores; GO_component: GO:0000417 - HIR complex [Evidence IDA,IPI] [PMID 16264190]; GO_component: GO:0000417 - HIR complex [Evidence IDA] [PMID 16303565]; GO_component: GO:0005694 - chromosome [Evidence IEA]; GO_component: GO:0000775 - chromosome, centromeric region [Evidence IEA,IEA]; GO_component: GO:0000775 - chromosome, centromeric region [Evidence IDA] [PMID 11782447]; GO_component: GO:0005634 - nucleus [Evidence IEA,IEA,IEA]; GO_component: GO:0005634 - nucleus [Evidence IPI] [PMID 9504914]; GO_function: GO:0003677 - DNA binding [Evidence IDA] [PMID 16264190]; GO_function: GO:0003682 - chromatin binding [Evidence IEA]; GO_function: GO:0031491 - nucleosome binding [Evidence IMP] [PMID 16264190]; GO_function: GO:0003714 - transcription corepressor activity [Evidence IDA] [PMID 9001207]; GO_process: GO:0006336 - DNA replication-independent nucleosome assembly [Evidence IDA] [PMID 16264190]; GO_process: GO:0006336 - DNA replication-independent nucleosome assembly [Evidence IDA] [PMID 16303565]; GO_process: GO:0016568 - chromatin modification [Evidence IEA,IEA]; GO_process: GO:0006357 - regulation of transcription from RNA polymerase II promoter [Evidence IDA] [PMID 9001207]; GO_process: GO:0006355 - regulation of transcription, DNA-templated [Evidence IEA,IEA]; GO_process: GO:0006368 - transcription elongation from RNA polymerase II promoter [Evidence IGI] [PMID 16449659]; GO_process: GO:0006351 - transcription, DNA-templated [Evidence IEA]), with product MSTHTGAVTVVRFSPNGRYLASGSDDRVVLIWERDEMRVPRQEFGSQGEADSEVWVARKRLVGHDNDVQDLAWAPDSSLLVTVGLDSSIIIWSGSTFERLKRFDAHESHVKGITFDPARKYFATSSDDRTVRIIRYHKPSPNEITFSIESTISAPFIGSPISTYFRRLSWSPDGNHIAASNATNGPVPTIAIINRGTWDSDISLIGHEAPVEVASFCPRVFLMQKPAPGDNLESANPVTVVATAGQDKTLAIWNTSNPRPLLVARNVAEKAITDIVWSPDGTKMYASSLDGTILIASFEDGELGWPLDLEEAQKQLTRYGGNKDEMQIPESVEQLVLEEKINDQEKINNVKRMDELMGGTGVDTGDAIGVVNGTENGKMDKMDVDSAVTANGASTPGNASVELSNSASQTTAATAATAPANETATTATTTAANTTTSSTPTTTTTGSANSAATTSTSTIGAAASSGTPSTPKKITQRITITKDGKKRVAPQLLTTSSIEPRMPQAPLVNAAGAAAGTNLSSEPHLQAMEMSKPSYNLPKGGVQSLVIGTKRKQEDTDGVNGDEAVGSGTVNGSSTQQKKQKPEEIPEFIRPAVVSPATTVSQVRLAVPKVQTFFSHGKGASAVNGGRSVLEIRNGTGNEQEPTKVSVSKRGQIVFVDFLPRYGHLAAGDGSVFWAVATEDGVIHVYTAAGRRLLPSIVLGSSISFLESQGPYLLAITSIGMVHIWDMKRQVAVLKPAVSLAPILDTSLKYVENGLSRAPNVTQCGVTNKGHAIITLSNGQGYTYNEPMGSWQRISDSWYAFGSQYWDSNGMPGVDVFGVSSKRDDGSVSVAGSRANRRGYSGGLIALAERRTNEEVVVKSGSRGRYLQRLAKNRMLQEGYEGFEAAVSLAHLETRISAAIVLDSGDELRKFLITYARRVGEEGMKDRLEELCKDLLGPEGDIASADTDGSVAAATDGQLSISSNDRTSGPVPVWKPTLCDIQKKDLLKEVIFAAGKIREVQHVLLPYARALGLTLTTD from the coding sequence ATGTCGACGCATACGGGTGCAGTGACTGTGGTGCGATTCTCGCCGAATGGCAGGTATTTGGCGTCGGGATCTGATGATAGGGTGGTGTTGATTTGGGAGCGTGATGAGATGCGGGTGCCTCGTCAGGAGTTTGGGTCTCAAGGAGAAGCCGATTCCGAGGTGTGGGTGGCTAGAAAACGACTCGTGGGTCACGATAATGATGTACAAGATCTGGCATGGGCACCAGACTCGAGTCTGCTAGTGACAGTCGGTCTTGATAGTAGTATTATTATCTGGAGTGGATCGACTTTTGAAAGACTTAAGCGGTTCGATGCCCATGAGTCTCATGTTAAAGGTATTACATTTGATCCGGCTCGCAAGTATTTTGCGACTTCGTCGGATGATCGAACAGTCAGAATTATCCGGTACCATAAACCATCACCTAACGAAATCACGTTTTCAATCGAATCGACTATCTCAGCACCATTTATCGGGTCTCCTATATCTACATACTTTCGACGACTGTCGTGGTCGCCAGATGGAAATCATATTGCGGCATCCAATGCCACTAATGGTCCAGTTCCAACAATCGCTATTATTAATCGAGGCACCTGGGATAGTGATATCAGTCTAATTGGCCACGAAGCACCGGTTGAAGTGGCATCGTTTTGTCCACGAGTGTTTCTGATGCAAAAACCTGCTCCTGGTGACAATCTTGAAAGTGCAAATCCAGTTACAGTAGTAGCTACTGCTGGTCAGGATAAGACGCTGGCCATTTGGAATACGTCGAATCCAAGACCGCTTTTAGTGGCTCGAAATGTGGCCGAGAAAGCCATTACTGATATTGTGTGGTCACCCGATGGAACAAAAATGTATGCCAGTTCGTTGGACGGTACCATTCTGATTGCATCGTTTGAAGATGGTGAGCTTGGATGGCCTCTGGATTTGGAAGAAGCCCAAAAACAACTTACTCGATATGGAGGTAATAAAGACGAAATGCAGATTCCTGAGAGTGTGGAACAGCTGGTACTTgaagagaaaataaatgatCAAGAGAAGATTAATAATGTCAAGCGAATGGATGAGTTGATGGGTGGTACGGGTGTTGATACTGGTGATGCCATTGGTGTTGTTAATGGAACTGAGAATGGCAAAATGGACAAGATGGATGTCGACTCAGCAGTCACTGCAAATGGAGCAAGTACTCCTGGTAATGCTAGTGTCGAACTGTCTAATTCTGCTTCTCAgaccactgctgctacggctgcaacagcaccagcaaacGAAACTGCTACAACTGCTACAACGACAGCTGCTAATACCACTACTTCAAGTACACCAACAACGACGACAACTGGTTCTGCTAACAGTGCAGctacaacttcaacaagTACAAtaggtgctgctgcaagCAGTGGTACCCCGTCGACCccgaaaaaaataacacAGAGAATTACTATTACAAAAGATGGTAAGAAACGAGTGGCACCACAACTTCTAACCACGTCTTCCATCGAGCCTCGAATGCCGCAGGCTCCACTAGTAAACGCAGCgggtgcagcagcaggaacaaaCCTGTCATCTGAACCACATTTACAAGCTATGGAAATGTCTAAACCATCATATAACCTGCCCAAGGGAGGTGTACAATCACTGGTTATTGGTACTAAACGAAAACAAGAAGACACCGATGGGGTCAATGGCGATGAGGCTGTCGGTTCAGGTACAGTGAATGGTAGTAGCACAcaacaaaagaaacaaaagccAGAAGAGATTCCTGAATTTATTCGTCCGGCAGTAGTATCGCCAGCGACAACTGTCTCACAAGTACGACTGGCAGTGCCCAAAGTACAGACGTTCTTCAGCCATGGTAAAGGAGCATCAGCTGTTAATGGCGGACGGTCAGTTCTGGAAATTCGCAATGGAACTGGAAACGAACAAGAACCAACAAAAGTCAGCGTTTCTAAACGAGGACAGATTGTTTTTGTAGATTTCCTGCCTCGATACGGCCatttggctgctggtgatggaTCTGTGTTTTGGGCAGTGGCCACTGAAGACGGAGTCATTCATGTATACACAGCGGCAGGCCGGCGATTACTGCCGAGCATTGTTCTTGGCTCCTCGATCTCGTTCTTGGAGAGCCAAGGACCTTATTTATTAGCGATTACAAGTATTGGCATGGTTCATATCTGGGACATGAAGAGACAGGTAGCGGTGCTGAAACCAGCAGTATCACTAGCACCCATTCTTGATACAAGTTTGAAATATGTTGAAAACGGGCTTTCACGAGCACCGAACGTGACTCAGTGTGGAGTAACAAATAAAGGTCACGCTATTATTACGTTATCCAATGGACAGGGATACACATATAACGAGCCAATGGGATCATGGCAGCGAATCAGTGATTCGTGGTATGCGTTTGGGTCACAATACTGGGATTCGAATGGAATGCCAGGAGTCGATGTATTTGGCGTGTCGAGTAAAAGAGATGACGGCAGTGTTTCAGTTGCCGGGTCTCGAGCCAATAGAAGAGGGTACAGTGGTGGACTGATTGCTCTTGCCGAGAGAAGAACCAATGAAGAAGTAGTGGTTAAAAGTGGCAGTCGAGGTAGATACCTGCAGCGACTGGCCAAGAACCGCATGCTACAAGAAGGTTATGAAGGGTTTGAAGCCGCTGTGTCGCTGGCACACCTGGAAACAAGAatatcagcagccattgTACTCGACTCTGGCGACGAGCTTCGCAAGTTCCTCATCACCTATGCCCGACGTGTGGGTGAAGAAGGCATGAAAGACCGACTTGAGGAGCTCTGTAAAGACCTCCTTGGACCAGAAGGTGATATAGCCTCTGCCGATACCGATGGCtctgtcgctgctgccactgacGGCCAACTGTCGATATCCAGCAACGACCGCACCAGCGGTCCCGTACCGGTCTGGAAACCGACTCTCTGCGACATCCAGAAAAAAGACCTCCTCAAAGAAGTCATCTTCGCGGCCGGTAAAATCAGAGAAGTCCAGCACGTCCTCCTGCCCTACGCACGAGCGCTCGGACTCACTCTCACCACCGACTAA